One Gossypium raimondii isolate GPD5lz chromosome 3, ASM2569854v1, whole genome shotgun sequence genomic window carries:
- the LOC128039798 gene encoding uncharacterized protein LOC128039798 — protein MTSIRLRMQDMALCLLVLSSRCRLYPSSCGISLGGLGSTSVLTTSHRSKAAVSLHLDRPYVEAISIEDREQFSCKICGETSGKGLGFIYGCSPCKFAAHLKCVSAALDLVIGDKRHEHPFSLFPRGSSFICDACGIEGSYASYICCTCNIMVHKKCTSLPRIIKSKWHDHHLFHKYFLRIEDFRVLDCIMCNYEVSTDHGSYYCSECDVILHVKCAMKDKDSYEIVENEDEVPNESSIIVIERNNAGEATK, from the exons ATGACATCGATACGATTACGGATGCAGGACATGGCTTTATGCCTTTTGGTCCTCTCATCAAGATGTCGCCTTTATCCGAGCTCTTGTGGGATTAGCCTCGGTGGTCTTGGCTCAACATCTGTGTTAACAACTTCCCACAGATCAAAGGCTGCAGTAAGTCTTCATCTTGACCGACCATATGTGGAAGCCATCTCCATTGAAGACCG CGAACAGTTCTCTTGCAAGATATGCGGAGAAACCAGTGGAAAAGGTTTAGGATTTATTTATGGTTGTTCACCATGTAAGTTTGCTGCTCACTTGAAATGTGTATCAGCAGCTTTAGATCTTGTTATTGGAGATAAAAGGCATGAACATCCTTTCAGTTTGTTTCCGAGAGGATCATCATTCATTTGTGATGCATGTGGTATTGAAGGAAGTTATGCTTCCTACATATGTTGTACATGCAACATCATGGTCCATAAAAAGTGCACTTCATTGCCGCGCATCATCAAAAGCAAGTGGCATGATCATCacctttttcacaaatatttcCTTCGCATAGAAGATTTTAGAGTTTTGGATTGCATAATGTGCAATTATGAAGTCAGTACAGACCATGGTAGTTACTATTGTTCGGAGTGCGATGTTATATTGCATGTGAAGTGTGCAATGAAGGATAAAGATTCATATgaaatagtagaaaatgaagATGAGGTACCCAATGAAAGTTCCATCATTGTTATTGAGAGGAACAATGCTGGAGAAGCTACAAAGTAA
- the LOC105796394 gene encoding uncharacterized protein LOC105796394 yields the protein MHMHNLMLGPFVGGYENSCEGCMLPITDPFYYCTECVFFLHKACAELPKMKNVWRHRCREPLALISYKGIRCEQCRQISNTFAYECSECEGQICLRCVIALTPGARTCLKHEHPLFFYRDYKGQCNACGFTTRWAVIQKIITVISVKKVDAQIVGFIIVQNAILLLMLVVFLENIHSSNSGASMKKQVIHTHSPL from the exons ATGCACATGCATAATCTAATGTTAGGTCCCTTTGTTGGAGGATATGAAAATAGTTGCGAAGGGTGTATGTTGCCAATCACGGATCCATTTTACTACTGTACAgaatgtgttttttttcttcataaagCATGTGCCGAGTTGCCAAAGATGAAGAATGTTTGGCGTCATCGTTGCCGAGAACCTCTTGCCCTTATTTCGTACAAGGGTATTAGGTGTGAACAATGTCGGCAAATATCTAATACCTTTGCTTATGAATGTAGTGAATGTGAGGGTCAGATATGTCTCCGATGTGTGATTGCTCTTACTCCTGGTGCTCGAACATGTTTGAAACATGAACACCCCCTCTTTTTCTACAGAGACTACAAAGGCCAGTGCAACGCTTGTGGTTTTACAACAAGGTGGGCAG TTATTCAGAAAATCATCACTGTGATATCTGTGAAGAAAGTCGACGCCCAAATCGTTGGTTTTATCATTGTGCAAAATGCGATACTTCTGCTCATGTTGGTTGTGTTCTTGGAAAATATCCATTCCTCAAACTCGGGAGCATCTATGAAGAAACAGGTCATCCACACCCACTCACCATTGTGA